In Candidatus Defluviibacterium haderslevense, the following are encoded in one genomic region:
- a CDS encoding class I SAM-dependent methyltransferase, giving the protein MRHLNQLLEKIWIFARYYWRAETIYRIHSPYIYDLIQSVFDQDSSYYDFRTIHQAYHQTITSNDVIPSNPFGEERQQTGQNLGKFAKNALSPLPRLFELYRLVYYIKPKRMLELGSCLGVSTLTMGIVDRKASLTGVEGNPYFAKNTLQLLQSHKLKYATIKHARFNEFLEDHKNERYDFIFLDGDHSFESTCLYVQQLLKLLNPKGIILMDDIHWSKDMYRAWNLVKNYSGVRSSLELIRWGILFTDESLTPGPLTYIPYPYKFWQIGLFK; this is encoded by the coding sequence ATGAGGCATTTAAATCAATTATTAGAAAAAATCTGGATTTTCGCCCGCTATTATTGGCGTGCTGAAACGATTTACCGAATTCACAGTCCCTATATTTATGATTTAATCCAATCCGTTTTTGATCAGGATAGCAGTTACTATGATTTTAGAACCATACACCAGGCTTATCACCAGACGATTACTTCAAATGATGTGATCCCATCCAATCCGTTTGGTGAGGAGCGACAACAAACAGGACAAAATTTAGGAAAGTTTGCTAAAAATGCCTTATCACCCCTACCCAGACTTTTTGAATTGTATCGGCTCGTCTATTACATAAAGCCTAAACGCATGCTGGAATTGGGTTCATGCCTAGGGGTCAGTACTTTAACGATGGGAATTGTAGATCGCAAGGCTTCTTTAACCGGAGTGGAAGGCAACCCATATTTTGCAAAAAACACATTACAATTATTACAAAGTCATAAACTGAAATACGCTACTATAAAACATGCTAGATTCAATGAATTCTTAGAAGATCACAAAAATGAGCGGTATGATTTCATATTCTTGGATGGTGATCATTCATTTGAATCAACCTGTCTATATGTCCAACAACTTTTAAAATTATTAAACCCCAAGGGTATCATTCTCATGGATGATATCCATTGGTCCAAGGACATGTATCGGGCATGGAATTTAGTTAAAAATTATTCTGGAGTTCGGTCCAGTCTAGAACTGATCAGATGGGGTATATTGTTTACTGATGAATCCTTGACCCCGGGGCCATTGACTTATATCCCTTATCCTTACAAATTTTGGCAAATAGGGTTGTTTAAATAA
- a CDS encoding adenylosuccinate synthase codes for MPVDVILGLQWGDEGKGKIVDYLADQYQVVCRFQGGPNAGHTLYVDGVKYVLHTIPSGIFRKNTLNVIGNGVVLDPITLAKEIDQIHAQVPDLKERLLVSLKTHLILPSHRWIDLASEASKGKEKIGSTLRGIGPCYMDKTGRNGLRVGDIHLAGFETKYQQLKEKHLQFIRQYPAVEFEIESLEKQWLESIEKLRSLKTINAEYWLGDLLQKNVSILAEGAQGTMLDVDFGTYPFVTSSNTITAGVSTGLGVPPNSIRKVIGIAKAYCTRVGSGPFPSELDNEIGERLRKEGGEFGATTGRARRCGWLDLVQLKYSMMVNGVTDLCLTKIDVLNNFDQISVSNGYQLKDGTHTIEVPFDMRMIDRVDTLDFKGWNQSLASFQHFDQLPTAIKTYLAHIESVCPAPISFLSTGPGRDELLVR; via the coding sequence ATGCCTGTAGATGTAATACTCGGCCTCCAATGGGGGGATGAAGGAAAAGGAAAAATCGTAGATTATTTAGCTGATCAATATCAAGTAGTTTGTAGATTTCAGGGCGGGCCTAATGCTGGTCACACCCTTTACGTCGATGGGGTTAAGTATGTCCTACATACCATTCCTTCCGGTATATTCAGAAAAAATACCTTAAATGTCATCGGCAACGGTGTTGTTTTAGATCCTATAACCTTAGCCAAAGAAATCGATCAAATTCATGCTCAGGTTCCTGATTTGAAAGAACGATTGTTGGTCTCTTTGAAGACTCATTTAATATTACCCAGCCATAGATGGATAGATCTCGCTTCTGAAGCATCCAAAGGTAAAGAAAAAATTGGATCTACACTGAGGGGCATTGGACCTTGTTATATGGATAAAACAGGTCGGAATGGGCTTCGCGTAGGTGATATCCATCTTGCAGGTTTTGAAACCAAGTATCAACAATTAAAAGAAAAACATCTACAATTTATCCGACAATATCCGGCCGTAGAATTTGAAATAGAATCCTTGGAAAAACAATGGCTTGAAAGTATTGAAAAACTAAGATCCCTAAAAACCATCAATGCAGAATATTGGCTGGGCGATTTATTACAAAAAAATGTATCCATTCTTGCTGAAGGTGCTCAAGGGACCATGCTGGACGTAGATTTTGGAACTTATCCATTCGTTACTTCATCGAATACAATTACTGCGGGTGTAAGCACCGGATTAGGAGTTCCACCCAATTCCATTCGTAAAGTTATAGGTATAGCTAAGGCTTATTGTACGAGAGTTGGATCTGGACCGTTTCCTTCTGAATTGGATAATGAGATCGGAGAACGCTTACGTAAAGAAGGCGGTGAATTTGGAGCTACAACAGGTCGTGCGCGACGATGCGGATGGCTTGATTTAGTTCAATTAAAATACAGCATGATGGTCAATGGAGTGACGGATTTATGTCTAACCAAAATCGATGTACTCAATAACTTCGACCAAATATCTGTCTCCAATGGCTATCAATTAAAAGATGGAACTCATACAATTGAAGTACCTTTCGATATGAGAATGATTGACCGGGTAGATACCTTAGACTTCAAAGGATGGAATCAATCCTTAGCATCATTCCAACATTTTGATCAGTTGCCCACAGCCATTAAAACCTATTTAGCACATATAGAATCAGTCTGCCCGGCTCCAATTAGTTTTTTATCAACGGGCCCTGGGCGAGATGAATTATTGGTGAGATAA
- a CDS encoding helix-turn-helix transcriptional regulator yields the protein MHFTELIKTIKERREALQVTQERLAELSGVGLRTLKQFESRKGNPTLSTLQKISDVLGMEVCLKIKNVTPTK from the coding sequence ATGCACTTTACAGAATTAATAAAAACTATAAAAGAACGCAGGGAAGCTCTACAAGTAACACAGGAAAGATTAGCAGAACTATCAGGTGTTGGTTTGAGAACTCTAAAACAGTTTGAAAGCAGAAAAGGAAATCCTACGCTGTCAACATTGCAAAAGATATCTGATGTGTTGGGTATGGAGGTTTGCCTAAAAATTAAAAATGTAACGCCTACTAAATGA
- a CDS encoding HipA N-terminal domain-containing protein produces the protein MRKAKVLYKNEEAGILTQHDDGSFSFRYHDDWVGNNSKQSISLTLPKTEKEFHSKYLFPFFFNMLPEGSNKQVVCKLNRIDREDYFGLLMTTAKNDSIGAVRIIKLEY, from the coding sequence ATGAGAAAAGCCAAAGTATTATACAAGAATGAAGAAGCGGGTATCTTAACCCAACACGATGATGGTTCGTTTTCATTTCGTTATCACGATGACTGGGTAGGCAATAATAGTAAGCAAAGCATCAGTCTAACTTTACCTAAAACCGAAAAAGAATTTCATTCTAAATACCTATTTCCATTTTTTTTCAACATGCTTCCTGAAGGATCTAATAAGCAAGTGGTATGCAAACTAAATAGAATCGACCGAGAGGACTATTTCGGATTGCTCATGACTACTGCAAAAAATGACAGCATAGGTGCGGTTAGAATTATTAAACTAGAATATTAA
- a CDS encoding HipA domain-containing protein: protein MSLPEIKYCPGTLSEGFNTYSRTALNRVFQGKKVHHVLPYDSPASNPETDQMFEENRNRMSISGVQEKYSVLLDKNKLRLINENEQGTYILKPIPGAGKKPDQMPANEHLTMQIARQVYGIETAENALIFFKDGTPAYITKRFDVKEDGLKLAQDDFASLAKRTPQTHGEHYKYLGNYLDLFELMQQYLTTYKLDAPKLLKILVFNYLFSNGDAHFKNFSILETPFGDYRLSPAYDLLNSRIHVEDKDFALDDGLLPRNLAQGKIGLQFAKLAKKAEISEKTFQDIMLLMISKSDLVEKMVAASFLNDTTKRNYFQSFQGRLKQLTKV, encoded by the coding sequence ATGAGTTTACCAGAAATTAAATATTGTCCCGGTACATTATCAGAAGGTTTTAATACGTATAGCAGAACCGCTTTGAATAGAGTTTTCCAGGGCAAAAAGGTGCATCATGTTTTGCCTTACGATTCTCCAGCATCCAATCCAGAAACCGATCAGATGTTTGAAGAGAATCGAAACCGCATGTCGATATCAGGTGTACAAGAAAAATATTCTGTATTGCTTGACAAAAACAAGCTAAGGCTTATTAATGAAAATGAACAAGGTACTTATATTCTGAAACCAATTCCAGGCGCAGGTAAAAAGCCAGATCAAATGCCCGCCAATGAGCATTTAACCATGCAAATTGCCCGTCAGGTTTATGGAATAGAGACCGCAGAAAATGCATTGATATTTTTTAAAGATGGTACACCTGCCTACATCACCAAAAGATTTGATGTAAAAGAAGACGGCTTAAAATTGGCTCAAGATGACTTTGCTTCCTTAGCAAAAAGAACCCCACAAACCCATGGAGAACACTACAAGTATCTCGGGAATTATTTAGATCTATTTGAATTAATGCAACAATATTTAACAACCTACAAGTTAGACGCACCAAAACTTTTAAAAATACTTGTCTTTAATTATCTTTTTTCAAATGGAGATGCACACTTTAAAAATTTCTCGATATTAGAAACACCTTTTGGAGACTATCGACTAAGCCCAGCTTATGACTTGCTAAATAGCCGTATCCATGTAGAAGATAAAGACTTTGCATTAGATGATGGTCTATTGCCTAGAAATCTAGCCCAAGGCAAAATCGGTTTGCAATTCGCCAAACTAGCGAAGAAAGCTGAAATCAGTGAAAAGACTTTTCAGGATATTATGTTGTTGATGATTTCCAAATCAGATTTAGTTGAAAAAATGGTTGCTGCTTCTTTTCTAAATGATACCACTAAAAGAAATTATTTCCAATCGTTTCAGGGCCGTTTAAAACAACTGACTAAAGTATGA
- a CDS encoding restriction endonuclease, producing the protein MEIPKFDETFIPILEILKDDKVLKSRELLEEVKTRFYSDLSEEQLKQETKSGDLLIDNRIAWGKSYLKKGGYIIFPQRGFVQITEKGKNHSATLTVRDLENESSLFDFYKQEKVSVTVDIKTQAEISSPQDLIDEGFNRIDSDVKADLLQKLKSIDPYFFEKVVLRLLKKMGYGEFIETSKSNDGGIDGIINEDKLGLDKIYIQAKRFNEGKVREKDIRNFIGAMSGDTNKGVFVTTSEFDEKSLDKARSAHHKIICIDGQKLVTLMHEFNVGIQVKTTYEIKQIDEDFFDEQ; encoded by the coding sequence ATGGAAATACCAAAATTTGATGAGACTTTTATTCCAATTCTTGAAATTCTTAAAGACGATAAAGTTTTAAAGTCCCGAGAACTTTTAGAGGAAGTAAAAACAAGGTTTTATTCTGACTTATCTGAAGAACAATTAAAACAAGAAACAAAGTCAGGTGACTTGCTTATTGACAATAGAATAGCATGGGGAAAATCGTATTTAAAAAAAGGAGGTTATATAATATTTCCGCAACGTGGATTTGTTCAAATTACTGAGAAAGGCAAAAACCACTCCGCAACATTAACAGTAAGAGACTTAGAAAATGAAAGTTCATTGTTCGACTTTTACAAACAAGAAAAAGTCTCTGTGACAGTTGACATTAAAACTCAAGCTGAGATTTCATCTCCACAAGATCTTATAGACGAAGGTTTCAATCGAATTGATAGCGATGTAAAAGCGGACCTTCTTCAAAAATTAAAGAGCATTGATCCATACTTTTTTGAGAAGGTAGTTTTGCGACTATTGAAGAAAATGGGTTATGGAGAATTCATTGAGACTTCAAAATCAAATGACGGTGGAATTGATGGAATCATAAATGAGGATAAGCTCGGGCTTGATAAAATTTATATCCAAGCAAAACGATTCAATGAAGGTAAGGTAAGAGAAAAAGACATTCGAAATTTTATTGGAGCAATGAGTGGTGACACAAATAAAGGAGTGTTTGTAACAACATCAGAATTTGATGAAAAGTCACTTGATAAAGCTCGTTCTGCTCACCACAAAATTATATGCATTGACGGACAGAAATTAGTAACATTAATGCATGAATTTAACGTTGGCATTCAAGTAAAGACAACATATGAGATTAAACAAATTGACGAGGACTTTTTTGATGAACAGTAA
- a CDS encoding SRPBCC domain-containing protein — MTNFDWTTFTRRIAIKAKLADIYNAWTKASEIEKWFLSKAVYFDPKLNQLDNDKSIEKGCSYEWNWYLYDTTERGTIMDANGKDFIQFTFAGDCLVDVKLTIQHDYVIVELTQKNIPTDDQSKQGIRLGCDSGWSFFLVNLKSVYEGGLDLRNKDNRITGMLNN, encoded by the coding sequence ATGACAAATTTCGATTGGACAACATTTACGAGAAGAATAGCAATCAAGGCAAAACTGGCTGATATTTATAATGCCTGGACCAAAGCATCAGAAATTGAAAAATGGTTTCTAAGTAAGGCAGTTTATTTTGACCCTAAACTAAACCAACTAGATAATGACAAATCAATTGAAAAAGGATGTTCTTACGAATGGAATTGGTATTTATATGATACAACAGAACGTGGAACAATAATGGATGCAAACGGAAAAGATTTTATACAATTTACTTTTGCCGGTGATTGCTTAGTAGACGTTAAACTTACAATTCAACATGATTATGTAATAGTAGAACTAACACAAAAAAATATTCCAACTGACGACCAATCAAAACAAGGAATTCGACTTGGATGTGACTCAGGTTGGTCATTTTTTTTAGTAAACTTAAAATCAGTTTATGAAGGTGGACTTGACTTAAGAAATAAGGATAATCGTATTACAGGAATGTTGAATAATTGA
- a CDS encoding Crp/Fnr family transcriptional regulator — protein sequence MERLEYFKLFHKLGTSDYDLLTQNLKAKTFKKGDFIMVPGQTQRELYFVKSGVQMSYFDSENKTHVIAFTYAPNLCAIPESFSFQIPSKYFLTCLTDSEFEYITYDDLQNLFDQSQQIERLFRRMTEAVLAGMINRHIELHSMTIAERYKTFCQRSPYLLQIIPHKYIASYLGIDPTNFSKLFNSVKF from the coding sequence ATGGAACGACTAGAATACTTCAAACTATTTCATAAGCTCGGTACTTCTGATTATGATCTATTGACCCAAAATCTGAAAGCTAAAACCTTTAAGAAAGGTGACTTTATAATGGTCCCAGGACAAACACAACGGGAACTATATTTTGTAAAAAGCGGTGTTCAAATGTCTTACTTTGACTCAGAAAACAAAACACATGTCATCGCTTTTACATACGCTCCAAATCTATGCGCCATTCCTGAATCTTTTTCATTTCAAATTCCTTCAAAATATTTTTTGACTTGCCTTACTGATAGCGAATTTGAATACATCACTTATGACGACCTTCAAAACCTGTTTGACCAATCGCAACAAATAGAGCGACTTTTCAGACGAATGACGGAAGCTGTTTTGGCAGGTATGATCAACCGACATATTGAACTTCACAGTATGACGATTGCAGAACGATACAAAACTTTTTGCCAGCGCAGTCCGTATTTACTTCAAATTATCCCACACAAATACATTGCGTCTTATTTAGGTATTGACCCAACTAATTTTAGCAAGCTTTTTAATAGCGTTAAGTTCTGA
- a CDS encoding alpha/beta fold hydrolase — translation MANHWLDKSEYPFTSNYFNINGQKLHYIDEGKGESILFVHGTPSWSFDYRNIIKKLKINYRCFAIDHIGFGLSDKPEHYDYTTQNHSKTLEKFVLEKQLDNITLVVHDFGGPIGLNFAMQYPAKIKRFVILNTWLWSSKNDPDFIKLSRILKSPLLPFLYRYLNFSPKFILPKSFGYNKLPKHLLNQYTKPFANKSQRNGALAFAKSLLNDQDWFDDLWNKRQSISAKPTLFVWGMKDAIIKPQNLEKFQSAFTNSETLKLETSGHFPQEEQPEKVISAILDFLNEH, via the coding sequence ATGGCAAATCATTGGCTTGACAAATCAGAGTACCCGTTTACATCAAACTATTTTAATATCAACGGACAAAAGTTGCACTATATTGATGAAGGAAAAGGCGAATCTATTTTGTTTGTTCACGGAACGCCTTCTTGGAGTTTTGATTATCGCAACATTATTAAAAAACTGAAAATAAATTATAGATGTTTTGCTATTGACCACATTGGATTTGGACTTTCAGACAAACCAGAACATTACGATTACACAACACAAAACCATAGCAAAACATTAGAAAAATTTGTACTTGAAAAACAGTTGGACAACATTACGCTTGTTGTACACGATTTTGGTGGTCCAATAGGATTAAACTTTGCTATGCAATACCCCGCAAAAATAAAACGTTTCGTTATTCTCAACACATGGTTGTGGAGCAGTAAAAATGATCCTGACTTTATTAAGTTAAGCAGGATTTTAAAAAGTCCCTTGCTACCTTTTTTATATCGCTATCTTAACTTTTCACCTAAGTTTATTTTACCTAAATCGTTTGGCTACAACAAACTTCCGAAACATTTATTAAATCAATACACCAAGCCATTTGCCAACAAATCCCAACGAAATGGGGCATTGGCATTTGCCAAATCCTTGCTTAACGATCAGGATTGGTTTGATGATCTTTGGAACAAACGTCAATCCATTTCAGCCAAGCCTACATTGTTTGTTTGGGGAATGAAAGACGCAATTATCAAGCCCCAAAACCTTGAAAAATTTCAAAGCGCTTTTACCAATTCAGAGACATTAAAGTTGGAAACAAGCGGTCATTTTCCACAAGAAGAACAACCCGAAAAAGTAATAAGTGCTATACTTGACTTTCTAAACGAACACTAA
- a CDS encoding AbrB/MazE/SpoVT family DNA-binding domain-containing protein, whose protein sequence is MEAKVIQIGNSKGLRLSKVIFEKYEIGELVNLRLEDHCIIIEPIKKPRYNWTKSFKEMRKNGDDELLMNDFFEEESTWECKPTNTK, encoded by the coding sequence ATGGAAGCAAAAGTTATACAAATTGGCAATTCTAAAGGACTTCGTTTAAGCAAAGTCATTTTTGAAAAATATGAAATAGGGGAGCTTGTAAACTTAAGATTGGAAGACCATTGTATTATCATTGAACCTATAAAAAAACCCAGATATAATTGGACCAAATCTTTCAAAGAAATGCGAAAAAATGGAGATGATGAACTGTTGATGAATGATTTTTTTGAAGAAGAGTCAACTTGGGAATGCAAACCAACCAACACAAAATAG
- a CDS encoding type II toxin-antitoxin system PemK/MazF family toxin — translation MQTNQHKIVIVNLDPTIGSRIKKPSPYVVLSPNEMNHYLRTIILKKFCLHKVFRIKK, via the coding sequence ATGCAAACCAACCAACACAAAATAGTAATTGTTAACCTTGATCCTACCATTGGGAGTAGGATAAAAAAACCAAGCCCATATGTGGTCCTCTCACCTAATGAGATGAACCATTATCTACGAACAATAATCTTAAAAAAATTTTGCTTACACAAAGTGTTCCGAATAAAAAAATAG
- a CDS encoding AI-2E family transporter yields the protein MNQISNSLTRQIFFILVILSLVILIFWNLKTFIPSFLGAYTLYILLRKPMSYLTITKKWPKGISAIMLMIISMILFLFPMNALIQILGKQFLPYLQNSQNIYIYVQKFIHDLEVRYGVEIMTQDNIGSVSDWLVQEGRMILSATLNSLGLVVILYFILYFLLTNGKNMERKLLSFLPLNDTNTKYFRKNLQALVFSNAIGVPLVSLFQSLVALLGYWIAGVDEPFLWFVVTFLVSFVPFLGAMLVYIPLAFVLIYNGHVPWGVFLLLYGFIIVGSVDNIFRFWLLKKIGDTHPLITIFGVIVGLKLFGFIGLIFGPILISLLVLLIDLYNQEYSRTEEN from the coding sequence ATGAACCAAATTTCAAATTCACTAACGCGCCAAATTTTTTTCATTCTGGTTATTTTATCATTAGTGATACTCATATTCTGGAATTTAAAAACATTTATTCCTTCCTTTTTAGGTGCTTATACACTTTATATATTACTACGAAAACCCATGTCATATCTTACCATAACTAAGAAATGGCCTAAAGGAATTTCAGCTATCATGTTGATGATCATTTCTATGATTTTGTTTTTATTTCCAATGAATGCCTTGATACAAATACTTGGTAAGCAATTTTTGCCTTATTTACAAAATTCACAAAATATATACATCTATGTGCAAAAATTTATACATGATTTGGAAGTTAGATATGGAGTCGAAATTATGACCCAGGATAATATTGGATCAGTTAGCGATTGGCTGGTTCAAGAAGGCCGTATGATTCTAAGTGCTACATTAAATAGTCTGGGTCTGGTGGTTATTTTATATTTCATATTATACTTTTTATTAACTAACGGTAAGAATATGGAACGCAAGCTATTGTCCTTTCTCCCACTAAATGATACGAATACCAAATATTTCAGAAAAAACCTCCAGGCCCTGGTTTTTAGTAATGCCATCGGGGTTCCACTAGTTTCTTTATTTCAGAGTTTAGTTGCTTTGCTTGGGTATTGGATCGCTGGCGTGGATGAACCTTTTCTTTGGTTTGTTGTGACTTTTCTTGTTTCTTTTGTTCCATTTCTTGGTGCCATGTTAGTATATATCCCACTTGCTTTCGTTTTAATATATAATGGACATGTGCCATGGGGTGTTTTTTTATTATTGTATGGATTTATAATTGTTGGATCAGTTGATAATATTTTTAGATTTTGGTTGCTAAAAAAAATTGGTGATACCCATCCATTGATTACTATATTTGGAGTTATTGTAGGACTTAAACTGTTTGGCTTTATAGGTCTTATTTTTGGACCCATTCTCATTTCATTACTGGTCTTACTTATTGATTTGTACAATCAGGAGTATAGTAGAACGGAAGAGAATTAG
- a CDS encoding TonB-dependent receptor, translating into MKLFFNLISLSFALSISAQNTSIKGLLLEEDGSALPFANTLLFQSSDSSLAKANLSTETGQFSFNDMPEGNYNILVRYLGMEDYTIENIQVKSKAPIDLGAIKLKSSGIQLHEAIVKADRTLIEVKPDRLVFNVEGTINSAGSDALTLLRKAPSVTVDNNDNITVLGRSGALIYVDGKRLPINGADLTNYLQNLPADQIDRIDIITNPGSRYEAEGNAGIIDIRLKRNKNFGTNGSVNTSLSQGKYGRYNISTTANYRNTKFNIFGNAGLGQQKGFNTLDFISYQNGLYIEELNETLYNGRFTNIRLGGDYFINPHHTIGVLVTNGYHKGDPLGFNRIKLANDVIPYVFDSILIAHTETHNIRRQNTYNLNYRYVAQKGKSLNVDLDFGRFNNASDRNQPNQYFNADQTQVLSESVNQFSTPTDIDIYTLKLDYDQDLWTGKISIGSKLSRVISDNTYLVYDEINLTPVRNDKRSNRFKYEENVYAGYINYNRNLNSKWQVSGGLRLEQTDATGDLKAFLPELQEPPVQLNYLSWFPSAGISWQLSPKHNFALNYGRRINRPDYNVLNPFNNQLSQLSFERGNPFLNPEIVNNIELGYTLASRYNLKFGYSLTNDQITRLIGPDTSDLRASYINWENLATQKIWSGNLSAPIDINSFWNAYINLSSTYTDNQADYGDGATVDVQAFNYSIYEQNTFNLPKGIKVELSGYYSGPGVWGGVFVFEPSWSIDLGIQKKFLNERLNVKLSGSDLFYQSGWDGKSDFNGLRAEGFGRYDSRRISLSLGYQFGNQNVKSRKRETGLEVEAGRVQ; encoded by the coding sequence ATGAAACTATTTTTCAATCTTATATCACTCTCCTTTGCATTATCTATCAGTGCTCAAAACACCTCAATTAAAGGCCTTTTGTTGGAAGAAGATGGATCAGCATTACCTTTTGCAAATACATTGCTGTTCCAATCGTCAGATAGTAGTTTGGCAAAAGCCAATTTAAGTACTGAAACCGGACAATTCAGTTTCAATGATATGCCTGAAGGAAATTACAATATTTTAGTCAGATACTTAGGCATGGAAGATTACACCATAGAAAACATTCAGGTCAAATCCAAAGCACCTATAGATCTTGGAGCCATAAAACTTAAATCATCAGGAATTCAACTCCATGAAGCTATCGTTAAAGCTGACAGAACTTTAATAGAAGTTAAGCCGGACCGTCTGGTTTTCAATGTTGAAGGAACCATAAATAGCGCTGGTTCAGATGCACTCACCTTGTTGCGCAAAGCACCCAGTGTCACTGTAGACAATAATGACAATATTACAGTCTTGGGACGCTCTGGAGCTTTAATCTATGTCGATGGTAAACGACTTCCGATTAACGGTGCTGATTTAACCAATTACCTTCAAAATCTACCCGCAGATCAAATCGATAGAATTGATATCATTACGAATCCGGGTTCCCGATATGAAGCAGAAGGCAATGCAGGAATTATAGATATTCGATTGAAAAGAAATAAAAATTTTGGAACGAATGGTTCTGTAAACACCTCATTAAGTCAAGGCAAATATGGAAGATACAATATAAGCACCACTGCAAATTATCGAAACACTAAATTCAATATTTTTGGCAATGCAGGATTGGGTCAGCAAAAAGGATTCAATACTTTAGATTTTATCAGTTATCAAAACGGATTGTATATAGAAGAACTCAACGAAACTTTATACAATGGTCGTTTTACAAATATCAGATTGGGCGGTGATTATTTTATAAATCCGCATCATACGATTGGCGTTTTAGTAACCAATGGATATCATAAAGGCGATCCTTTAGGTTTCAATCGTATTAAATTAGCGAATGATGTCATCCCTTATGTTTTTGATAGTATTTTAATAGCTCACACAGAGACTCACAATATTAGAAGACAAAATACTTATAATCTCAATTACAGGTATGTCGCTCAAAAAGGAAAAAGTCTCAATGTGGATTTAGATTTTGGGCGATTTAATAATGCGTCAGATCGAAATCAACCAAACCAATATTTCAATGCCGATCAAACCCAAGTTTTAAGTGAATCCGTCAACCAATTTAGTACACCAACAGATATTGATATTTATACTTTAAAATTAGATTATGATCAAGATTTGTGGACCGGCAAAATCAGTATTGGAAGCAAATTAAGTCGTGTTATTTCTGATAATACTTATTTAGTATACGATGAAATCAACCTTACTCCTGTAAGAAATGATAAACGCTCCAATCGATTTAAATATGAAGAAAATGTCTATGCCGGATATATCAATTATAATAGAAATTTAAATAGTAAGTGGCAGGTTTCCGGTGGACTTAGATTAGAACAAACAGATGCAACAGGAGATCTAAAAGCATTCTTACCCGAATTACAAGAACCTCCGGTTCAATTGAATTATTTGAGTTGGTTTCCAAGCGCAGGAATCAGTTGGCAATTATCCCCAAAACATAATTTTGCACTAAATTATGGACGTAGAATAAACCGACCTGACTATAATGTTTTAAATCCTTTTAATAACCAGTTAAGTCAATTGTCCTTCGAAAGAGGCAATCCATTTCTAAATCCGGAAATTGTCAATAACATAGAATTAGGATATACGCTTGCTTCAAGATATAATTTAAAATTTGGATATAGTTTAACCAATGATCAAATCACAAGACTTATTGGACCTGATACATCGGACCTAAGAGCGAGTTATATCAACTGGGAAAATTTAGCTACTCAAAAAATTTGGAGTGGCAATTTAAGTGCGCCCATAGATATCAATTCATTTTGGAACGCCTATATCAATTTAAGTTCAACGTATACAGATAATCAGGCGGACTATGGTGATGGTGCTACAGTAGATGTTCAGGCTTTTAATTATTCGATTTATGAACAAAATACATTTAATTTACCGAAAGGTATTAAAGTTGAATTATCAGGATATTATTCTGGTCCGGGTGTTTGGGGTGGTGTATTTGTTTTTGAACCAAGTTGGAGTATAGACCTGGGCATACAAAAGAAATTTCTTAATGAACGCCTGAATGTCAAATTGAGTGGCAGTGATTTATTTTATCAGTCCGGATGGGATGGCAAATCTGATTTTAATGGCCTAAGAGCTGAAGGTTTTGGAAGATATGATAGTCGCAGAATCAGCCTAAGTCTGGGATATCAATTTGGAAACCAAAATGTAAAATCACGCAAACGCGAAACCGGATTGGAAGTGGAAGCTGGACGGGTGCAGTAA